Proteins encoded in a region of the Amyelois transitella isolate CPQ chromosome 9, ilAmyTran1.1, whole genome shotgun sequence genome:
- the LOC106134619 gene encoding lachesin, translating into MYFPSHFTLVKSVKLLLALIVLDWLFSGTTDATTHEPGFSGPIANVTAPLGREAILACTVHNLSTFKVAWLRVDTQTILTIHNHVISRSRRVGVTHSDERVWFLHIRELRETDRGWYMCQINTDPMKSQLGYLDVVVPPDILDRGTSADQMVREGASVSLTCAASGSPMPQIVWRREHNKPITIADGIKVSSLEGPVLNISRVSRQHAGAYLCIASNGVPPTVSKRIMLTVQFPPVITIRNQLVGAALGTDLVLECETEAYPKPVSYWNRENGENVPVGVGVEPQKIDGWYRTVMRLAIRRITPSDYGAYKCVSKNSLGDTEGTIKLYPMPPAALENKNVVQRLNIMVDKSSESTPFGTQDFRLQDFSGAVSKDQLFSRFLLSLVILIKIAISLG; encoded by the exons ATGAACCTGGCTTTAGTGGACCTATAGCCAACGTCACGGCGCCGCTAGGACGAGAGGCAATCCTGGCATGCACTGTTCACAATCTATCCACATTTaag GTCGCGTGGTTAAGAGTGGATACACAAACCATTCTGACGATCCATAACCACGTGATATCGAGGAGTCGGCGGGTGGGGGTAACCCACAGCGACGAGCGAGTCTGGTTCTTACACATCAGGGAACTCCGGGAGACGGACAGAGGGTGGTACATGTGCCAGATCAACACTGACCCTATGAAGAGCCAGCTTGGATATTTAGATGTCGTTG TACCCCCTGACATTCTGGATCGCGGCACCAGTGCTGACCAGATGGTCAGAGAAGGCGCCTCCGTAAGTTTGACATGCGCAGCCAGCGGCTCGCCGATGCCACAAATCGTTTGGAGAAGAGAACATAACAAACCTATCACTATTGCGGACGGAATCAAAG TGTCATCGCTCGAAGGGCCGGTACTAAATATAAGTAGAGTTAGCAGACAACATGCCGGGGCTTATCTCTGCATAGCTTCCAACGGGGTGCCCCCTACTGTGAGCAAGAGAATTATGCTGACGGTGCAAT TTCCACCTGTAATCACGATAAGAAATCAGCTGGTAGGAGCTGCCTTGGGCACGGACCTCGTGCTCGAGTGCGAGACGGAGGCGTACCCCAAACCAGTGAGCTACTGGAATAGAGAGAATGGAGAAAATGTTCCTGTCG gTGTCGGAGTTGAACCTCAAAAAATTGATGGGTGGTACCGCACAGTGATGCGGCTGGCGATCCGAAGAATAACGCCGTCGGACTACGGCGCCTACAAATGTGTGTCCAAGAATTCCTTGGGTGACACTGAGGGCACTATTAAATTATATC ccATGCCTCCTGCAgctttagaaaataagaatG TTGTACAGCGACTCAACATTATGGTTGATAAATCGTCCGAGAGCACTCCATTCGGGACTCAGG ATTTCAGGCTACAAGATTTCAGCGGCGCAGTCTCGAAGGATCAGCTTTTCTCTCGTTTTTTGCTCTCATTAGTCATTTTAATCAAGATTGCAATATCCCTGGGCTGA